GGTTCAAGCGCATTGATCACTGATGATTTTTTAATCCATCCCTTTTTAGCTGTTGAAACGCCTACCCCCATATGTGATAGCGTTTCTTTTTTATGGGCATCCGTATTAATAAATATCTTAACACCTGCATCCTGCGCTTTTCGTAAATATTCGGCTTTTAAATCCAATCGATTTGGATTGGCATTAAGCTCTAAAGCCGTGTTCGTTTCTTTTGCTAACTCTATAAGCATATCGATATCAACATCATAACCTTCACGACGGCCAATCTTTCTGCCAGTGGGATGCGCAATTAAATCCACATGTGCATTTTTTAATGCTGTACTTAGGCGTTCCATTATTTTTTCTCTTGGCTGTGAAAAAGCTGAGTGTATCGATGCAATGACGAAATCCATTTCAGCTAGGAGATCGTCCTCATAATCTAATGTGCCATCTGGTAAGATATCCATTTCAACACCTGATAGGATTAGAATATCATCATATTTCTCATTTAACTTCTTAATTTCTTCTTTTTGCTGCAATAACCGCTCACGTGTCAGTCCATTTGCCACCTTTAAATACTGGGAGTGGTCAGTAATTGCCATATACTTATAACCCTTTGCAATACACTCTTCAACCATTTCCTCAATCGAATGAGCCCCATCGCTCCAGGTTGAGTGCATGTGAAGATCGCCCTTTATATCACTAAGCTCGATTAAGTCTTCGTGGGCTGAAAAATCCTCCACTTCTTTGCCATCTTCTCTTATTTCAGGAGGAATAAAAGGAAGGTCAAAATGCTTAAAAAACTCTTCCTCTGAAGAAAAAGTTAGGATTTCACCTGTCTCGACATTTTCCACACCATACTCACTTATTTTTTCACCGCGCTCTTTTGCTAGCTGTCTCATTCGGACATTGTGGTCCTTTGAACCTGTAAAATGGTGAAGAGTCGTGATAAATTCCTCTGGTTTAACGATTCGAAAATCGACTGAAACATCATAATCAAAGCCAAAAACAAGTGATACCTTAGTATCTCCAGCACCAATAGTTTCTTTTATATTGGGTAATTCCAGCAAGAACTGTTTCACCTTTTCAGGCTGCTCACTTGAAATAATAAAGTCTAGATCTTTAACGGTTTCTCGCACTCTTCGTAAGCTTCCAGCCCGAGAGAATTTATGAATCTCAGGAAGTTCAGCAAGCCTCTCCTCAATCTGCTGTGCAATTGGCAGCATGTAGGCGAGAGGCAGTCTGTCTGGCCTTGAACCCACATTGGCGATCGCACTTAGGATTTTTTCTTCTGTCTTCTTTCCGAAACCTGCTAGTGCTTGGACTTTCCCTGCTTTACAGGCTTCTTCTAAGGTTGTGACATCTTCTATTCCTAGTTCTTTGTGAAGCTTAGATATCTTTTTCCCGCCTAGCCCTGGTAATTGTAATAACGGAATTAACCCCTTTGGAACCTCTTCCTTCAATTCTTTCAATACTGTGGAAGTGCCTTCATTTATGTATTCTTCAATAACAGCTCCGGTCCCTTTGCCGATTCCTGATAACTTGGTAAAATCCTCGATATCAGATAAACTGCGATCATCAAATTCAAGTGCTGATGCGGCTTTTCGAAAGGCAGAAACCTTGAAGGGATTTTCACCTTTCAACTCCATATATACCGCGATTGTTTCTAATAAGCGAATTAAATCCTTTTTATTTACCTCCATCATTTCCACCCACCTTGCTATTATTTTAACCTTTTAATAGAAAAACTTCTCCTAGAGAGAAGTTAAAGAGCAACATCTCTCCTAGAGAGAAGTTAAAGACCTACTTCTCTCCTAGAGAGAAGTTAATGCAGCTGTATATTCTATCCACATACTTTTTATTTGCTGTGATAAGAATGGTGTATGATTCACAATCAAGTTCGCCATAATGGAATCATCCAAAGGTTTTTGCAAAACTTCCATTGGAACAAGCGCAGCAATATATAATAAAATAAAGAGTAATAAATAGACTTCGGCAAAACCAAGGATGCCGCCTGCCCAGACATTTAATTGCTTAAGGATTGGCAAATGGGCAATAAAATCAAGCATGGAGCCAATTATTTGTAACAGAATCTTTACTGCAAAGAAAATGATGACAAATGCAATGGCGCGGTAAAAGGCATCCTCTAAATTTCCATTCTCACTTAATAGTTTTAGAGGGGAAGTTGTTCCAAGATTCGGATAGGGGACCCATAGCGTTAGTCTTGGAGCCAAATCATCATAGTATAAATTTGCCACTATGTATGCAATAATAAAACCTGTTAAATGGACTAACTGCAAAATGAAGCCTCTTTTTAAACCAATAAAAAAACCAAAAACTAATAAAATAATAATTGCTAAATCCAACATGACTTATTCAGTCCTTTTCCTTTGTAATTCAGATTGCAGCACCTCTAATTGTTCCTTCATAATAATATAATCATTGACGGCATTTAATGCTGTTAATACAGCCAGCTTACTTACATCTAGAGATGGATTCTTGGAACCAATTTCGCGCATCTTTTTGTCAACTAATGAAGCGACATGTCGAACATGATTTTGGGATTCAGTCCCTAAAATAACGTATTGCTGTCCGTATATATCAACGGTTGTTCTGGTTTTCTCTGTATTTGACAAATTACTGCCTCCATTCGATTCGAAGAAATCCCTATTTTATAATATAACACGAACAGATATGTGTCGAAAAGAGAAACAGATTAAACTGGAGTTTTTTTACTTTTTCTAGAAAATTGTCGAGGAGTGTTTTTGGAATGGGAAATGTTGTGTTAAATCTAACCTTGTCTGAAATTAATAAAATGAAAAGCTATTACAACGGTAAATTACTAGATAAAGCTCCTCCTGGCAGTTTGTTTGCTGCCAAGACTTCTGGCTCGACGATTACTGCCTATAAGTCCGGTAAAGTTTTATTTCAAGGGAGTGGCTGTGAAGCAGAAGCGGGTAGATGGGGTGTGGCAGCAGCAAAAAGCACAGCACCTACTAAAACAAGTGCTCCAAAAGGGAATGTACCGAGTGGAATCAGTCAAATGTCGGTAATTGGTTCAGATGAGGTGGGTACCGGTGATTTTTTCGGCCCGATTACTGTCGTTGCCGCGTATGTACGAAAAGAGGATATTCCCCTATTAAAGGAATTAGGTGTTAGGGATTCAAAGGATTTAAATGACGATAAAATCATTGCAATTGCAAAGGTAATCAAGGATGTAGTTCCATTTAGCCTAATGACACTAAAAAATGAAAAATATAATCAGCTTCAGCAGACAGGTATGTCCCAGGGTAAAATGAAAGCAATCCTCCATAATCAAGCCATCCTTAATGTGCTGGAGAAAATTTCACCTGTTAAACCTGAAGCGATTCTGATTGACCAATTTGTTCAAGGAAGCACCTATTTTCAGCATGTTAAAAATCAAAAAGGTGTTGCGAAGGAAAATGTTTATTTCAGCACAAAGGCGGAAGGTATCCATCTTGCCGTAGCTGCAGCATCCATCCTCGCACGTTATGCTTTTGTTCAGTATATTGACAAGCTTAGTGATTCGGCAGGATTTAAGATTCCAAAAGGAGCAGGGGCTCAGGTGGATGAGGCCGCTGCAAAATTGATTTTGAAAAAAGGTAGAGAAGTATTGCCACAGTTTGTGAAGCTTCATTTTGCTAATACCGATAAAGCGATGAATCTGGTGAATAAAAAATTAAGAGGATGACCAAATCGGATAATGATTTGGTCTTTTTCTTGTATAGAGGAGGTTTGGCGAGTAAAGTGGCAAAACCGGCGAGTAAAGTGGAAAAGTTTGCGAGTAAAATCAGATTTCCCGCGAGTAAAGCATTTATGGCACACCACCATTTACAATTAAAAGTGTCGATTCCATGTATCTTCCTGTTCCAAGAAGGTTTTTTAGTATCTGAGGGAGAAATATTTTTCAAAATGGAAAGGATTGAGGCACTTGATCGCAAAATCATGTTCAATAACGATAAGAATTGAAAAATTACAGGCACTTGATAGAAGAATTGCCCCTAATCATCCTGTTCGTCGGGATGTGTCTACGGAATTAAGTAATAGGATGGCAGGCTATCGAGGGGAGAAATCCTTGGAATTTCATTTAAGTATGCTTTCTGATTCAAAATACTATATATTCCATGGCCTTCGACTAAAATATAAAAAATATTTCTTTCAGGTAGATAATTTGCTTCTCTGTTCTTCTTTCGGGATAAATCTCGAAGTAAAAAATATGGGAGGGGAATTACACTTTGAAAAAAATTTCAATCAAATGGTGCAAACAAAAAAGGACTCAAGTGCCAGGAAAACGAACCCTGTTCTACAAGCTAAACTACAGGCTATCAAACTAAAAAAGTGGCTAAATGAGCGCAACTGTCCCGATATACCAATTTATTATCTTTTTGTAAATAGCAATTCAAAAACACTCATTGTTTCTGAACCAGGAAATGAACGTATAAACCAGCATATATGCAATAGTGAATTTTTAATAGAAAAAATATTCCAAATTGAAAATACCAATAAAGTCGAAGTTCTAAGTATAAAGGAATTAAGAAAAATAAAACGAATCCTCTTAGCCAGCCATACCCCAGATAATCCTGAAATCCTTCAACATTTTAACCTCACACAAAACAATATCCTTCCAGGTGTCCAATGCCCTAAATGCCACTATTTACCGATGAAATATTCCCGCGGTACCTGGTTTTGCCCAACTTGTAAGGAAAAGTCCAAAACTGCTCATATTCAAGCAGTATATGATTATTTTCTTCTTATAAAGCCCTTTATTACAAATTCAGAGTTTCGCCAATTTCTTCACATTGAATCTATTCATATTGCTCAAAAACTCCTTGCTTCAATGAAATTGCATTTTACAGGGAAGTTTAAGGATCGTGTTTACCACGCTCCTCCTTTTATGGAGAGATAGAAAAAACACTTTGGGTTACCAAAGTGTTTTTCTGCCAATGTTATCCTCTTAATACTGCCCCAGCTTTTTCTTTCAAGGCTTCTAGTACTTGAGTATGGACTTTTGTTACTTCTTCATCGGTTAATGTCCGTTCTGGATCCATGTATTTCAGTGAGTAGGCAATCGACTTTTTGCCTTCTTCCATGCGTTCACCCTCGTATAGATCAAAAACATTTACCTCTTTTAGAAGCTTTCCACCAGCAGTTTGGATAATATCCCTTAATACTCCAGCGACTGTTTCTTTATCCACGACAAGTGCGATGTCTCTTGTGCTTGATGGGAAACGTGGAATTCCGGAGTATCTTAGCGGTGCAGTGGCTTCCTCAAGAATAGCCTTTAATGATAACTCAAACACATAGGTATCTTTTAAATCTAATTCCTTTTGCATGGTTGGGTGTACTTGACCTACGAAGCCGATTCTCTCATCATTTAAGTGAATTTCAGCAGTACGTCCTGGGTGCATATTATCAACTTTAGCCTGAACATAAGTCACACTCTCAGTAAGACCAAGTTTGGCAAATAATCCTTCTAAAATACCTTTTAATACATAGAAGTCAACAGCCTTTTTCTCACCCTGCCAAGAATGGCTGTGCCATAAACCTGTAATCGCACCAGCTAAATGCTCCTGCTCTTCAGGTAATACTTCGTTTCCATTAGCTAAGAATACAGCTCCTGTTTCATAAACAGCTAGGCTGTCGTTTTGACGAGCACTGTTGTATTTTAAAACTTCCAACAGCTGTGGCATGATGCTAAGGCGTAAAATACTGCGGTCCTCACTCATCGGCATTGCTAGGCGAATGAAATCACGTTTCTCAAGTGCGAACTGTGCTGCTTTTTCTTCACTTGTTAACGAATACGTGACCGCTTGATACAAGCCAGCACCTTCTAAATATTGGCGGACAACGCGGCGTTTTTCCTGATAGTCCGATAATTTACCTGGTGTAGCAGAACCAATTGGCAATGTTTTAGGAATGTTATCGTAGCCGTAAAGACGCGCCACTTCTTCAATTAAGTCTTCTTCGATTTTAATGTCACCACGGCGTGTTGGAGCTGTAACCGTAATCGTTTCACCTTCACTAGTTACCGCAAATTGAAGGCGTTCGAAAATTGCTTCAACCTCTGACACAGTCAGGTTTGTTCCGATGACACTATTTATTTTTTCCAAAGTAATTGAAACCACTGCTGGTTCAACTGTAAGTGTATCAACCTCCGAGGCACCTTCTAATACTTCGCCGCCAGCGTATTTTGCCATCAAATATGCAGCACGCTCACCCGCAGCTCGTACGCGGTTGGGGTCGACACCTTTTTCGAAACGAGCGCTAGCCTCACTTCGTAATCCATGGTCCTTCGATGCTTTTCTTACAGTTCCTCCTGTAAAATAAGCCGCCTCCAACAATACGGTTGTTGTGTCTGAAGTAACCTCAGAATTAGCTCCGCCCATTACACCTGCTAATGCAACTGGTTCTGTTCCATTTGTAATTACTAAATGATCAGAGGTTAATGTACGTTCAGCATCATCTAACGTTGTGAATTTTTCACCATCATGTGCACGGCGAACAAGAATTTCTTTTGACCCTAAACGATCATAGTCAAATGCATGCAGAGGCTGACCATATTCTATTAAAATGTAGTTGGTAATATCGACGACATTATTGTGAGGACGAATTCCCGCAGACATTAGTCTTGTTTGCATCCATAGCGGCGCTGGTCCGATTTTTACATTTTTAATCACTTTTGCAGCATATAAAGGATTATCCTCATTTGCTTCAACTTTTACGGTAATATAATCTGTTGCCTTTTCATTTACATGCTGAAGATCGATTTCTGGAAGCTTTACTTCTCTTCCAAGAATCGCAGCAACTTCATAAGCCACACCAAGCATGCTAAGGCAATCCGCGCGGTTTGGCGTTAAGCCAAGCTCAAGAACTTCATCATTACGGTTTAATAGCGCAATTGCGTCTGCACCAACCTCTGCGTCTTGTGGAAAAACAAAGATCCCTTCAGAATATTCCTTTGGAACAATCTTCGCTTCCATGCCTAACTCAGTTAGTGAGCAAATCATTCCATTTGATTCTTCACCACGAAGCTTCGCACGCTTAATTTTAAAATTACCTGGTAAAACTGCGCCAACCGTTGCTACTGCTACCTTCTGCCCTTGTGCGACATTGGGTGCACCGCAAATAATTTGAACAGGTTCACCTTGACCAATATCCACTTGGCATTTGCTTAATTTATCAGCATTTGGATGCTGTACACGCTCAACAACGTGACCAACTACTACTCCTGTAATACCTTCGTTAAGGACATCTACACCCTCAACCTCAATCCCGCTTTTTGTAATTTTTTCAGCTAACTCATCAGCCGATACTCCGGATAAATCTACATAATCCTGGAGCCATTTATATGAAACGAACATAACGCGCTCTCCTCCTACTCGTGTTTTGAAAACTGTTTTAAGAAACGTACATCGTTGGTGTAGAAATGGCGAATATCATCGACACCGTATTTCAACATCGCAATTCGCTCTGGACCCATACCGAATGCAAATCCAGTGTATTTTTTAGAATCGTAGCCAGCCATTTCAAGAACGTTTGGATGAACCATTCCTGCTCCAAGAATTTCTATCCAGCCTGTTTTCTTACAAACATTACAGCCGTGTCCACCGCAAATCATACAGGAAATGTCCATTTCAACAGATGGTTCAGTGAATGGGAAGAAACTTGGGCGCAATCTGATTTCACGGTCATCACCGAACATTTTTTTCGCAAAAATCTCTAATGTCCCATGAAGGTCGCTCATGCGGATGTTTTCTCCAACCACAAGGCCTTCAATCTGCATGAACTGGTGGGAGTGTGTCGCATCATCATTGTCACGGCGATACACTTTACCCGGACAGATAATTTTGATAGGGCCTTTACCCTGATTCTTTTCCATTGTCCGCGCTTGAACGGGTGATGTATGTGTGCGCAGTAAAATTTCATCTGTAATATAGAAGGAATCCTGCATGTCGCGTGCTGGATGACCCTTTGGTAAATTTAAAGCTTCAAAGTTATAATAATCCTGCTCTACTTCAGGACCTTCAGCCACCTGATAACCCATACCAATAAATAAATCTTCTATTTCTTCAATGATTCTTGTTAGTGGATGGTGGTTTCCTACCTTAACTGGTCTTCCTGGCAGTGTAACATCAATCGATTCAGAAGCTAGTTTTTCTAATATGGCAGCTTCTTCTAAATCCTTCTGTTTTGCCTCTAAAATAGTAGCAATGGCTTCTCGAACCTCATTTGCAAGTGCTCCCATCATTGGGCGCTCCTCTGCTGACAGCTTACCCATTCCACGAAGGACTTCGGTAATTGGACCTTTTTTTCCTAAGTAGGCAACACGGATGTCATTTAATTCTTTTAAGCTTGAAGACTGTTCAATACTTTGAATAGCTTCCTGCTGCAATTCCTTTAATCGTTCTTGCATCATATTTCCTCCTTTATTAATGTGTAAATTTAGGCGGGAACTTTCTCAAAACAAAAAAACCCCATCCCTGGAAAGGGACGAGGTTTATAGTCGCGGTACCACCCTTGTAAACACGGTATGTATAAAACACATGTGTTCGCTTCATTGAGATAACGGCATTGGCCGGTGCACCTTTACATTTCTATTTGAAATGGTCCCGGTGCCAACTCAGGAGGTGAACTTCTCTTATCCTTCCCATAAAAGTGCTTTCAGTCTCGGCACTTTCTCCCTACATGGTCTTTGACAAGATACTTTTCTCCGTCATCGTCTTTTGTATTTTTCAATAATGTAAATTATTATATAATACTTTACCTGATGATTCAAACTAGTATCGTCTATTTTTTCAAAAAATATAACAGGATGCCTGTTGCTACTGCGACATTGAGTGATTCACTTTTACCGTAGATGGGAATATACAGGTTTGCTGTCGTTTTTTCAAGCAGCTCTTTGTTAACACCGCTGCCCTCATTGCCGACAAGCAATGCAAAGGTTTCATCTGTTGAAATATCAGTATATGCAGAAGCCCCTTCAAGTGCTGTACCATAAACCGAAATATTTTTGGTTTTCAGCTTTTCGACCCAATCATGGAGATCGCCTCTTATGATAGGCAGATGAAAATGACTGCCTTGTGCCGAGCGAAGTACCTTTGAATTAAAAACATCCACGCTGCCCTTTCCTACGACTACTGCGTCAATGCCAGCTGCGTCTGCCGTTCGAATCATTGTACCTAGATTTCCTGGATCCTGTACTGCATCAATTAGCAAGTACGTCCTTGCATTCGGTACTTCTAACTGAACCTGACGGCAAACAGCATAAATCCCTTGTGGTGCCTCTGTGTCAGATAATGAGTTTGAAATCTCTTCGGTAACTAGGGTGACCGGTACTTCCCCAGAATCCCAGCGGGGCGGCAGACCTGTCTTATCAGAAACGATAATTTCGATAACACTCTCATGTTGTTTTAATGCTTCTTCGACTAAATGAAAGCCCTCGACTAAAAAGGTTCCGGAATTATCCCGCTCCTTTTTCGTTAACAGCTTTTTCCATTGTTTTACTTTAGGGTTTTGAATGGATTCAATATGCTTCAAGTTTGTGCTCCTCTAGTGTTTTTCCTCATTATATCCCAAAAAAAATACATAATAAAACCAAATATAGAAATCATATTAAAGAAATGTATGATGAAAAAGGAGTGTGTGATGATGAATTTAAATTTGCGAAATGCAATTATTCACAATGTTACAGGTAACTCACAAGATCAATTAGAAGATACAATTGTTGATGCCATTCAAAATGGTGAAGAAAAAATGCTACCTGGCTTGGGCGTGTTATTTGAAGTGATTTGGAAAAATTCTTCTGAGGAAGACAAGAAAGAAATGCTTACTATACTTGAAAATGGGTTAAAGTAATTCAGTATTTGCTGCTGCCGATTCGAACTCGGCAGCTATTTTTATGCTTATCCGCAAGTATTTTCCGCTATCCGCAAGTATTTCTTGCCATCCGAGAGTGAATTGCGTTATCCGAGAGTATTTCTCACCATCCGAGAGTAAATTTCGCTACCCGAGAGTAAATCTCGCCATCCGAGAGTAAATCTCGCCATCCGAGAGTAAATTTCGCTATCCGAGAGTAAATCTCGCCATCCGAGAGTAAATCTCGCCATCGCCAGTATTTCTCGCCATCCACAAGTATTCTCCGCTATCCGCAAGTATTTCTCGCCATCCGCAAGTATTTCTCGCCATCCGCAAGTATTTTCCGCCATCCGCAAGTATTTTCCGCCATCCGCAAGTATTTTCCGCCATCCGCAAGTATTTTCCGCCATCCGCAAGTATTTTCCGCCATCCGCAAGTATTTTCCGCCATCCGCAAGTATTTCTCGCTATCCGCAAGTATTTCTCGCCATTCGCAAGTATTCTCCGCCATTCGCCAGTATTTTCCGCTATCCGCAAGTATTTTCTGCCATCACTAAGT
This Neobacillus sp. YX16 DNA region includes the following protein-coding sequences:
- the pheS gene encoding phenylalanine--tRNA ligase subunit alpha, giving the protein MQERLKELQQEAIQSIEQSSSLKELNDIRVAYLGKKGPITEVLRGMGKLSAEERPMMGALANEVREAIATILEAKQKDLEEAAILEKLASESIDVTLPGRPVKVGNHHPLTRIIEEIEDLFIGMGYQVAEGPEVEQDYYNFEALNLPKGHPARDMQDSFYITDEILLRTHTSPVQARTMEKNQGKGPIKIICPGKVYRRDNDDATHSHQFMQIEGLVVGENIRMSDLHGTLEIFAKKMFGDDREIRLRPSFFPFTEPSVEMDISCMICGGHGCNVCKKTGWIEILGAGMVHPNVLEMAGYDSKKYTGFAFGMGPERIAMLKYGVDDIRHFYTNDVRFLKQFSKHE
- the zapA gene encoding cell division protein ZapA is translated as MSNTEKTRTTVDIYGQQYVILGTESQNHVRHVASLVDKKMREIGSKNPSLDVSKLAVLTALNAVNDYIIMKEQLEVLQSELQRKRTE
- the rnhC gene encoding ribonuclease HIII; the protein is MGNVVLNLTLSEINKMKSYYNGKLLDKAPPGSLFAAKTSGSTITAYKSGKVLFQGSGCEAEAGRWGVAAAKSTAPTKTSAPKGNVPSGISQMSVIGSDEVGTGDFFGPITVVAAYVRKEDIPLLKELGVRDSKDLNDDKIIAIAKVIKDVVPFSLMTLKNEKYNQLQQTGMSQGKMKAILHNQAILNVLEKISPVKPEAILIDQFVQGSTYFQHVKNQKGVAKENVYFSTKAEGIHLAVAAASILARYAFVQYIDKLSDSAGFKIPKGAGAQVDEAAAKLILKKGREVLPQFVKLHFANTDKAMNLVNKKLRG
- the sspI gene encoding small acid-soluble spore protein SspI, whose amino-acid sequence is MNLNLRNAIIHNVTGNSQDQLEDTIVDAIQNGEEKMLPGLGVLFEVIWKNSSEEDKKEMLTILENGLK
- a CDS encoding nuclease-related domain-containing protein, with the protein product MIAKSCSITIRIEKLQALDRRIAPNHPVRRDVSTELSNRMAGYRGEKSLEFHLSMLSDSKYYIFHGLRLKYKKYFFQVDNLLLCSSFGINLEVKNMGGELHFEKNFNQMVQTKKDSSARKTNPVLQAKLQAIKLKKWLNERNCPDIPIYYLFVNSNSKTLIVSEPGNERINQHICNSEFLIEKIFQIENTNKVEVLSIKELRKIKRILLASHTPDNPEILQHFNLTQNNILPGVQCPKCHYLPMKYSRGTWFCPTCKEKSKTAHIQAVYDYFLLIKPFITNSEFRQFLHIESIHIAQKLLASMKLHFTGKFKDRVYHAPPFMER
- a CDS encoding CvpA family protein is translated as MLDLAIIILLVFGFFIGLKRGFILQLVHLTGFIIAYIVANLYYDDLAPRLTLWVPYPNLGTTSPLKLLSENGNLEDAFYRAIAFVIIFFAVKILLQIIGSMLDFIAHLPILKQLNVWAGGILGFAEVYLLLFILLYIAALVPMEVLQKPLDDSIMANLIVNHTPFLSQQIKSMWIEYTAALTSL
- a CDS encoding RNA methyltransferase, which translates into the protein MKHIESIQNPKVKQWKKLLTKKERDNSGTFLVEGFHLVEEALKQHESVIEIIVSDKTGLPPRWDSGEVPVTLVTEEISNSLSDTEAPQGIYAVCRQVQLEVPNARTYLLIDAVQDPGNLGTMIRTADAAGIDAVVVGKGSVDVFNSKVLRSAQGSHFHLPIIRGDLHDWVEKLKTKNISVYGTALEGASAYTDISTDETFALLVGNEGSGVNKELLEKTTANLYIPIYGKSESLNVAVATGILLYFLKK
- the polX gene encoding DNA polymerase/3'-5' exonuclease PolX — its product is MEVNKKDLIRLLETIAVYMELKGENPFKVSAFRKAASALEFDDRSLSDIEDFTKLSGIGKGTGAVIEEYINEGTSTVLKELKEEVPKGLIPLLQLPGLGGKKISKLHKELGIEDVTTLEEACKAGKVQALAGFGKKTEEKILSAIANVGSRPDRLPLAYMLPIAQQIEERLAELPEIHKFSRAGSLRRVRETVKDLDFIISSEQPEKVKQFLLELPNIKETIGAGDTKVSLVFGFDYDVSVDFRIVKPEEFITTLHHFTGSKDHNVRMRQLAKERGEKISEYGVENVETGEILTFSSEEEFFKHFDLPFIPPEIREDGKEVEDFSAHEDLIELSDIKGDLHMHSTWSDGAHSIEEMVEECIAKGYKYMAITDHSQYLKVANGLTRERLLQQKEEIKKLNEKYDDILILSGVEMDILPDGTLDYEDDLLAEMDFVIASIHSAFSQPREKIMERLSTALKNAHVDLIAHPTGRKIGRREGYDVDIDMLIELAKETNTALELNANPNRLDLKAEYLRKAQDAGVKIFINTDAHKKETLSHMGVGVSTAKKGWIKKSSVINALEPKDLLEFLHNRK
- the pheT gene encoding phenylalanine--tRNA ligase subunit beta: MFVSYKWLQDYVDLSGVSADELAEKITKSGIEVEGVDVLNEGITGVVVGHVVERVQHPNADKLSKCQVDIGQGEPVQIICGAPNVAQGQKVAVATVGAVLPGNFKIKRAKLRGEESNGMICSLTELGMEAKIVPKEYSEGIFVFPQDAEVGADAIALLNRNDEVLELGLTPNRADCLSMLGVAYEVAAILGREVKLPEIDLQHVNEKATDYITVKVEANEDNPLYAAKVIKNVKIGPAPLWMQTRLMSAGIRPHNNVVDITNYILIEYGQPLHAFDYDRLGSKEILVRRAHDGEKFTTLDDAERTLTSDHLVITNGTEPVALAGVMGGANSEVTSDTTTVLLEAAYFTGGTVRKASKDHGLRSEASARFEKGVDPNRVRAAGERAAYLMAKYAGGEVLEGASEVDTLTVEPAVVSITLEKINSVIGTNLTVSEVEAIFERLQFAVTSEGETITVTAPTRRGDIKIEEDLIEEVARLYGYDNIPKTLPIGSATPGKLSDYQEKRRVVRQYLEGAGLYQAVTYSLTSEEKAAQFALEKRDFIRLAMPMSEDRSILRLSIMPQLLEVLKYNSARQNDSLAVYETGAVFLANGNEVLPEEQEHLAGAITGLWHSHSWQGEKKAVDFYVLKGILEGLFAKLGLTESVTYVQAKVDNMHPGRTAEIHLNDERIGFVGQVHPTMQKELDLKDTYVFELSLKAILEEATAPLRYSGIPRFPSSTRDIALVVDKETVAGVLRDIIQTAGGKLLKEVNVFDLYEGERMEEGKKSIAYSLKYMDPERTLTDEEVTKVHTQVLEALKEKAGAVLRG